The Falco naumanni isolate bFalNau1 chromosome 1, bFalNau1.pat, whole genome shotgun sequence genome window below encodes:
- the OSTC gene encoding oligosaccharyltransferase complex subunit OSTC, which translates to METLYRLPFAVLECPNIKLKRPSWVHMPSAMTVYALVVVSYFLITGGIIYDVIVEPPSVGSMTDEHGHQRPVAFLAYRVNGQYIMEGLASSFLFTMGGLGFIILDRSNAPNIPKLNRFLLLFIGFVSVLLSFFMARVFMRMKLPGYLMG; encoded by the exons ATGGAGACGCTGTACCGCCTGCCCTTCGCCGTGCTCGAGTGCCCCAACATCAAGCTGAAGCGGCCGAGCTGGGTGCACATGCCCTCGGCCATGACCGTTTACGCGCTGGTGGTGGTGTCCTACTTCCTCATCACCGGAG GGATTATATATGACGTGATTGTGGAACCTCCCAGCGTGGGGTCAATGACAGATGAACACGGGCATCAGAGGCCAGTGGCTTTCTTGGCATACAG agtAAATGGGCAATATATTATGGAAGGGCTTGCATCCAGCTTCCTCTTCACAATGGGTGGCCTAGGATTCATAATTCTGGATCGATCCAATGCACCAAATATCCCCAAGCTGAATAGGTTTCTCTTGCTCTTTATTGGATTTGTCAGCGTGCTTTTGAGCTTCTTCATGGCCAGAGTTTTCATGAGGATGAAATTACC gggCTACTTGATGGGTTAG
- the RPL34 gene encoding 60S ribosomal protein L34 yields MVQRLTYRRRLSYNTASNKTRLSRTPGNRIVYLYTKKVGKAPKSACGICPGRLRGVRAVRPKVLMRLSKTKKHVSRAYGGSMCAKCVRDRIKRAFLIEEQKIVVKVLKAQAQSQKSK; encoded by the exons ATGGTTCAGCGCCTGACCTACCGCCGTAGGTTGTCCTACAACACAGCTTCCAACAAGACCAGACT GTCCCGAACACCCGGGAACAGGATTGTTTACCTTTACACCAAGAAAGTGGGGAAGGCACCAAAGTCAGCATGTGGTATATGCCCAGGAAGACTTCGTGGT gtTCGTGCTGTGCGTCCTAAAGTTCTTATGAGGCTGTCAAAAACGAAGAAACATGTTAGCAGAGCCTATGGTGGTTCCATGTGTGCTAAGTGTGTTCGCGACAG aaTCAAACGAGCTTTTCTTATTGAGGAGCAGAAGATTGTTGTGAAGGTGTTGAAGGCACAAGCACAGAGCCAGAAGTCAAAGTGA